In the genome of Streptomyces racemochromogenes, one region contains:
- a CDS encoding carbohydrate kinase family protein, whose translation MSTATCGITVIGECVADAFTDASQSFRAQLALNVLPGGGPANTAVALARLGTPTRFLARISHDVFGTLFRNHLTASGVDLTDSVNAPEPSTLAIAHLDEAGQATYSFFADGAADWQWRPEELTTAPDGHTAALHTGSLALIRRPGGSHIEDHLADAREHASVSIDPNVRPLLVPPAAYRRRLHRWCALADILRLSEDDLALLLPGATPEQACDTWHEAGARLVVITLGSRGALASLDGHRVTVPAPAVEVVDTVGAGDSFTAGLLHRLTTLGHLGGRLETLTLDDTANACSFAAHVAALTCSVPGADPPWAARLTSLATDEDHLHR comes from the coding sequence ATGAGCACGGCCACCTGCGGCATCACCGTCATCGGCGAATGCGTCGCCGACGCCTTCACCGACGCTTCCCAATCCTTCCGCGCCCAACTCGCCTTGAACGTCCTCCCCGGCGGCGGCCCCGCCAACACGGCTGTCGCCCTCGCGCGGCTCGGCACTCCCACCCGCTTCCTTGCCCGCATCTCCCACGACGTCTTCGGCACCCTCTTCCGCAACCACCTCACCGCCTCCGGCGTCGACCTGACCGACAGCGTGAACGCCCCCGAGCCCAGCACCCTCGCCATCGCCCACCTCGACGAGGCCGGCCAGGCCACCTACTCGTTCTTCGCCGACGGTGCCGCCGACTGGCAGTGGAGGCCCGAGGAACTGACCACCGCACCGGACGGGCACACCGCCGCCCTGCACACCGGATCCCTGGCACTGATCCGCCGGCCCGGCGGAAGCCACATCGAGGACCACCTCGCCGACGCACGCGAACACGCCAGCGTTTCCATCGACCCCAATGTCCGTCCCCTGCTCGTGCCGCCCGCCGCCTACCGCAGGCGACTCCACCGCTGGTGCGCCCTCGCCGACATCCTCCGTCTCAGCGAAGACGACCTCGCCCTGCTTCTTCCCGGAGCCACTCCCGAGCAGGCCTGCGACACCTGGCACGAGGCCGGAGCCCGTCTCGTCGTCATCACCCTCGGCAGCCGCGGCGCCCTCGCCTCTCTCGACGGCCACCGCGTCACCGTCCCCGCACCGGCCGTCGAAGTCGTCGACACCGTCGGCGCCGGCGACTCCTTCACCGCCGGGCTGCTCCACCGCCTCACCACACTCGGTCACCTCGGCGGCCGACTCGAGACCCTGACCCTCGATGACACCGCCAACGCCTGCTCTTTCGCCGCACACGTGGCTGCCCTCACCTGCTCCGTCCCCGGCGCCGACCCGCCCTGGGCAGCACGCTTGACATCCCTCGCCACCGACGAAGATCACCTGCATCGGTAA
- a CDS encoding class I SAM-dependent RNA methyltransferase, whose protein sequence is MTEQNEKQSLVGEEYEVEVGPVAHGGHCIARTSDGRVLFVRHTLPGEKVVARVTEGESDSRFLRADAVTVLTASKDRVEAPCPYAGPGKCGGCDWQHAKPGAQRRLKGEVVAEQLKRLAGLTPEEAGWDGTVMPAEGDKLPAGEVPQWRTRVQYAIDETGRAGLRKHRSHDIEPVDHCMIAAPGVSELGIEKQDWPQMATVEAIAATGSGDRQVVLTPRPGGRLPLVELDKPVSVLRVEEKDGGVHRVHGRPFVRERADGRTYRVGMGGFWQVHPQAADTLIKAVMQGLMPRKGEMALDLYCGVGIFAGALAERLGETGAVLGIESGKRAVEDARHNLADFPRVRIEQGKVDTALPRTGITECDLVVLDPPRAGAGKQTVRHIASLSARRIAYVACDPAALARDLGYFKDAGYRVRTLRVFDLFPMTHHVECVAILEPAEKGR, encoded by the coding sequence ATGACCGAGCAGAACGAGAAGCAGTCACTGGTCGGGGAGGAGTACGAGGTCGAGGTCGGCCCCGTCGCGCACGGCGGCCACTGCATCGCCCGCACCTCGGACGGCCGCGTCCTGTTCGTCCGCCACACGCTGCCGGGCGAGAAGGTCGTCGCACGCGTGACGGAGGGCGAGTCGGACTCCCGCTTCCTGCGGGCCGACGCCGTCACCGTCCTCACCGCCTCCAAGGACCGCGTCGAGGCCCCCTGCCCGTACGCCGGCCCCGGCAAGTGCGGCGGCTGCGACTGGCAGCACGCCAAGCCGGGCGCCCAGCGCCGGCTCAAGGGCGAGGTCGTCGCCGAGCAGCTGAAGCGGCTCGCCGGGCTCACCCCGGAGGAGGCCGGCTGGGACGGCACCGTCATGCCGGCCGAGGGCGACAAGCTCCCCGCCGGAGAGGTCCCGCAGTGGCGCACCCGCGTCCAGTACGCGATCGACGAGACGGGCCGGGCGGGCCTGCGCAAGCACCGCTCGCACGACATCGAGCCCGTCGACCACTGCATGATCGCGGCGCCCGGGGTCTCGGAGCTCGGGATCGAGAAGCAGGACTGGCCCCAGATGGCGACCGTCGAGGCCATCGCGGCGACGGGCTCGGGTGACCGCCAGGTCGTCCTCACCCCGCGCCCCGGCGGCCGCCTCCCGCTGGTGGAGCTCGACAAGCCGGTCTCGGTGCTCCGCGTCGAGGAGAAGGACGGAGGGGTGCACCGCGTCCACGGCCGCCCCTTCGTGCGCGAGCGCGCGGACGGCCGTACGTACCGCGTCGGCATGGGCGGCTTCTGGCAGGTCCACCCCCAGGCCGCCGACACCCTGATCAAGGCCGTCATGCAGGGCCTGATGCCGCGCAAGGGCGAGATGGCCCTCGACCTCTACTGCGGCGTCGGCATCTTCGCGGGCGCGCTCGCGGAGCGCCTCGGCGAGACGGGCGCGGTCCTCGGCATCGAGTCGGGCAAGCGCGCGGTGGAGGACGCCCGCCACAACCTGGCGGACTTCCCCCGGGTCCGCATCGAACAGGGCAAGGTCGACACCGCCCTCCCGCGCACCGGCATCACCGAGTGCGACCTGGTCGTCCTGGACCCGCCCCGCGCGGGCGCCGGCAAGCAGACGGTCCGCCACATCGCGAGCCTCTCGGCCCGCCGCATCGCGTACGTCGCCTGCGACCCGGCGGCCCTGGCCCGCGACCTGGGCTACTTCAAGGACGCGGGCTACCGCGTCCGCACCCTCCGCGTCTTCGACCTCTTCCCGATGACCCACCACGTGGAGTGCGTGGCCATCCTGGAGCCCGCCGAAAAGGGCCGCTGA